Proteins from a genomic interval of Maylandia zebra isolate NMK-2024a linkage group LG15, Mzebra_GT3a, whole genome shotgun sequence:
- the LOC101466294 gene encoding putative G-protein coupled receptor 139 gives MEGATLSIFVTIQKIYYPLLCVIGIPGNLFTFYMICFRNCGMSSTAIIYLSCLAIADIFYLVWVILIDLTLAFWTLQPFWHSYPWCSILGFLQYGSLYSSSWIVVVFTIERYLVLRSTAVKQHLSQTRVTKLTCIAIVLVSHLVSVPLAWINIVTPVNLTVDGENITLPRCLYRNETYTTVIVWITTFLSGGIPIVLVIIFNYLIGYHLCNASKLFTKEEYRVMQGKSTRGMLRRTILLLGTVSVAFVVLSLPRFVTYCILRTNYNNENFNRNDYSIPINVAGDIANMLQNLNSTTNFLLYCMVSRRFRQELVQVLTCNEKALELGSVLTNTTMKVFSVVDHKASYSSNPVSVVLTSLKPTE, from the exons ATGGAGGGAGCCACTTTATCCATCTTTGTTACTATCCAGAAGATCTACTACCCTTTACTTTGTGTCATTGGCATTCCAG GAAACCTCTTCACATTCTACATGATCTGTTTCCGTAATTGTGGGATGTCCAGCACAGCCATCATCTACCTCAGCTGTCTAGCTATTGCTGACATTTTCTACTTGGTGTGGGTAATTCTTATTGACCTAACTCTCGCCTTCTGGACCCTGCAGCCCTTCTGGCACTCTTACCCCTGGTGTAGCATTCTGGGATTTTTGCAGTATGGGTCACTCTACAGCTCCTCTTGGATTGTGGTGGTGTTCACCATCGAGCGTTACTTGGTCCTCCGCAGCACGGCTGTCAAACAGCATTTGTCACAAACTAGGGTCACTAAGCTTACCTGCATAGCTATTGTGCTGGTATCCCACCTGGTCTCTGTGCCTCTGGCTTGGATCAATATTGTCACACCTGTGAACCTCACAGTGGATGGAGAGAACATCACATTGCCCAGATGTCTATACCGCAATGAGACCTACACTACTGTTATAGTGTGGATAACTACATTCCTCTCAGGAGGAATTCCGATCGTGTTGGTTATCATTTTCAATTACCTCATTGGGTACCATTTGTGCAATGCCAGTAAGCTCTTCACTAAAGAGGAGTATCGTGTCATGCAGGGTAAAAGCACGAGGGGCATGTTGAGGAGGACCATTCTCCTGCTGGGAAccgtctctgtggcttttgttGTGCTTAGCCTTCCTCGTTTTGTCACGTATTGCATCTTGAGGACCAACTACAATAATGAGAATTTTAATAGAAATGACTACAGCATTCCAATCAACGTTGCCGGAGACATTGCCAAcatgctgcagaacctgaacTCCACCACAAACTTCCTACTCTACTGTATGGTCAGTCGCCGCTTCCGGCAAGAGCTGGTCCAGGTACTGACTTGTAATGAGAAGGCACTTGAACTGGGCTCTGTCCTCACAAATACTACCATGAAAgttttttcagtggtggatCATAAGGCTTCATATTCCAGCAACCCTGTGTCTGTGGTGCTAACCAGTTTAAAACCTACAGAATAG